Proteins co-encoded in one Pseudomonas beijingensis genomic window:
- a CDS encoding phosphotransferase family protein — MAFTDQSTRVRDGEELDANLIDPYLKAHIPGLTGLPRISQFPGGASNLTYLLEYPEQEFVLRRPPFGHKAKSAHDMGREFRILNQLREAFPYCPKAYVHCTDEAVMGAEFYVMERVNGIILRSDLPPELGFDTARTEALCKSFIDRLVELHRVDYNACGLADLGKPEGYVARQIRGWSDRYEKALTPDAPKWETVKAWLNDKMPADHPTSSIVHNDYRFDNVILDPQNPMQIIGVLDWELTTLGDPLMDLGNSLAYWIEADDPAPVQLMRRQPSHAPGMLTRREFVDYYAERAGIRIDNFDFYYTYGLFRLAGIVQQIYYRFFHGQTQDKRFAQFVQMNTLLEQMSLQVIGKSTL, encoded by the coding sequence ATGGCGTTTACTGATCAGTCCACCCGCGTGCGCGACGGTGAAGAACTCGATGCCAACCTGATCGACCCGTACCTCAAGGCCCACATTCCCGGCCTGACCGGCCTGCCGCGGATCAGCCAGTTTCCCGGGGGCGCGTCGAACCTGACCTACCTGCTGGAATACCCCGAACAGGAATTCGTCCTGCGCCGGCCGCCGTTCGGCCACAAGGCCAAGTCCGCCCACGACATGGGCCGTGAGTTCCGCATCCTCAACCAATTGCGCGAAGCGTTCCCGTACTGCCCCAAAGCCTACGTGCATTGCACCGACGAAGCGGTGATGGGCGCCGAGTTCTATGTGATGGAACGCGTCAACGGCATCATCCTGCGCTCCGACCTGCCGCCGGAGCTGGGCTTCGACACCGCCCGCACCGAAGCGCTGTGCAAGAGCTTCATCGACCGGCTCGTCGAATTGCACCGCGTCGACTACAACGCGTGCGGCCTGGCCGACCTGGGCAAGCCCGAAGGCTACGTGGCCCGGCAGATCCGTGGCTGGAGCGACCGCTACGAAAAGGCCCTGACCCCCGATGCGCCGAAATGGGAGACGGTCAAGGCCTGGCTCAACGACAAGATGCCCGCCGACCACCCGACGTCGAGCATCGTCCACAACGACTACCGCTTCGACAACGTGATCCTCGACCCGCAGAACCCGATGCAGATCATCGGTGTGCTGGACTGGGAACTGACCACCCTCGGCGACCCGTTGATGGACCTGGGCAACAGCCTCGCCTACTGGATCGAGGCCGACGACCCGGCGCCAGTGCAACTGATGCGTCGCCAACCGAGCCACGCCCCCGGCATGCTGACCCGCCGCGAATTCGTCGATTACTACGCCGAGCGCGCCGGGATCCGCATCGACAATTTCGACTTCTACTACACCTACGGCCTGTTCCGCCTGGCCGGGATCGTCCAGCAGATCTACTACCGCTTCTTCCACGGCCAGACCCAGGACAAACGCTTCGCGCAGTTCGTTCAGATGAACACACTGCTGGAGCAGATGAGCCTGCAGGTCATCGGTAAATCCACGCTCTGA
- a CDS encoding FAD/NAD(P)-binding protein gives MDTALERQGGGLIREADMLIIGGGLSGAMLAAQLLRLPGRREVLIVEPRSELGRGEAYSAVELGHTLNGNAARMSVDPDNADDLTQWLTAFIEAGGWPESDQQHVPISELFPPRGMFGLYVQQRLAEARERGAQNGSTAEHVRGEAVDLRLVDDAVMVTLDDGQILRGRFAVLATGMFPAARTPQTESSGLNAAALDPWDVAAMRQLDPQSTVLIIGSGLTMVDAVVSLEQAGHRGLIEVFSRHGLLPHVRRQPPAWVDFLAEDPSLRSPRQLMRALREQCRQAQAQGIDWQAPLDTVRAHIGRLWNQASDVQRRQFVRHVRPWWESHHHRSPPLSAELVARLHGEGRLRIHAASFKGLATSAEGLVAICIRRRNEAGLEVVQGAALINSSGIEYDWRRVARPLPQQLLARGLIQPGPLALGIAARADGAVRDAHGEPASRLFAMGPPLRGMWWESTAVTDVASQAKALAARLVELQTQD, from the coding sequence ATGGACACAGCGCTGGAGCGACAGGGCGGCGGGCTCATCCGCGAAGCCGATATGCTGATCATCGGCGGCGGCCTGAGCGGTGCCATGCTGGCCGCGCAGTTGCTGCGCCTGCCGGGCCGGCGCGAGGTGCTGATCGTCGAGCCGCGCAGTGAATTGGGCCGGGGCGAAGCCTACAGTGCCGTGGAACTGGGCCACACCTTGAACGGCAACGCGGCGCGCATGAGCGTTGACCCGGACAACGCCGATGACCTGACTCAATGGCTCACCGCGTTCATCGAAGCCGGCGGCTGGCCCGAGTCGGATCAGCAGCACGTGCCCATCAGCGAGTTGTTCCCACCCCGGGGGATGTTTGGCCTCTATGTGCAGCAACGCCTGGCCGAAGCGCGCGAGAGGGGCGCACAAAACGGTTCGACCGCCGAGCATGTGCGTGGGGAGGCCGTGGACCTGCGGCTTGTCGACGATGCCGTGATGGTGACGCTGGACGATGGCCAAATCTTGCGTGGCCGTTTCGCGGTGCTGGCCACCGGCATGTTCCCGGCGGCGCGCACCCCGCAAACCGAATCCAGCGGCTTGAATGCCGCGGCCCTGGATCCCTGGGATGTGGCTGCGATGCGTCAGCTCGACCCGCAGTCCACGGTGCTGATCATTGGCTCGGGGCTGACCATGGTCGATGCCGTCGTGTCCCTGGAACAGGCCGGGCATCGCGGGCTGATCGAAGTGTTTTCCCGCCATGGCCTGCTGCCCCATGTGCGCCGCCAACCGCCGGCCTGGGTGGATTTCCTCGCCGAGGATCCCAGCCTGCGTTCGCCCCGCCAACTGATGCGAGCCCTGCGCGAGCAATGCCGCCAGGCCCAAGCCCAAGGGATCGATTGGCAGGCGCCGCTGGATACGGTACGCGCGCACATCGGGCGTTTGTGGAACCAGGCCAGCGATGTGCAGCGCCGACAGTTCGTGCGGCATGTGCGGCCATGGTGGGAGAGCCATCACCATCGCTCGCCACCGTTGAGTGCGGAGCTGGTGGCGCGTTTGCACGGGGAAGGGCGGTTGCGGATTCATGCGGCGTCGTTCAAGGGGCTGGCAACGTCTGCCGAAGGCTTAGTGGCCATTTGCATTCGCCGACGGAACGAGGCTGGACTGGAAGTGGTGCAGGGCGCCGCGTTGATCAACTCCAGCGGCATCGAATATGACTGGCGTCGCGTTGCCAGACCGTTACCGCAACAGCTATTGGCGCGAGGGCTGATCCAGCCGGGGCCGCTGGCCCTGGGCATCGCCGCGCGTGCCGATGGCGCGGTGCGGGATGCCCACGGCGAGCCGGCCAGCCGCCTGTTCGCCATGGGCCCGCCACTGCGGGGGATGTGGTGGGAAAGTACTGCCGTGACCGATGTGGCGAGCCAGGCCAAGGCGTTGGCGGCAAGGTTGGTTGAATTGCAAACCCAAGATTGA
- a CDS encoding SDR family oxidoreductase — MSKTQLFDLDGKIAFVSGASRGIGEAIAKLLAQQGAHVIVSSRKLDGCQHVADAIIAAGGKATAIACHIGEMEQISQVFAGIREQFGRLDILVNNAATNPQFCNVLDTDLGAFQKTVDVNIRGYFFMSVEAGKLMRENGGGSIINVASINGISPGIFQGIYSVTKAAVINMTKVFAKECAQFGIRCNALLPGLTDTKFASALVKNDAILKTALAQIPLKRVADPSEMAGAVLYLASDASSYTTGVALNVDGGFLS, encoded by the coding sequence ATGTCCAAGACCCAGTTGTTCGACCTCGACGGTAAAATCGCCTTCGTTTCCGGGGCCAGCCGCGGCATCGGCGAAGCCATCGCCAAACTGCTGGCCCAGCAAGGCGCCCATGTGATCGTATCCAGCCGCAAGCTCGACGGTTGCCAGCACGTGGCCGATGCGATCATCGCCGCCGGCGGCAAGGCCACCGCCATCGCCTGCCACATCGGTGAAATGGAGCAGATCAGCCAGGTGTTCGCCGGTATCCGCGAACAGTTCGGGCGCTTGGACATCCTGGTGAACAACGCCGCCACCAACCCGCAGTTCTGCAACGTGCTGGACACCGACCTGGGTGCCTTCCAGAAAACCGTGGATGTGAACATCCGCGGCTATTTTTTCATGTCCGTGGAAGCCGGCAAGCTGATGCGCGAAAACGGCGGCGGTAGCATCATCAACGTGGCGTCGATCAACGGCATCTCGCCGGGGATCTTCCAGGGCATCTACTCGGTGACCAAGGCCGCGGTGATCAACATGACCAAGGTCTTCGCCAAGGAATGCGCGCAGTTCGGCATCCGCTGCAACGCCCTGTTGCCGGGCCTGACCGACACCAAGTTCGCCTCGGCGCTGGTCAAGAACGACGCGATCCTGAAGACCGCCCTGGCGCAGATCCCCCTCAAGCGCGTGGCCGACCCAAGCGAAATGGCCGGCGCGGTGTTGTACCTGGCCAGCGATGCGTCGAGCTATACCACGGGCGTGGCGTTGAATGTGGATGGTGGGTTCCTGTCCTGA
- a CDS encoding Gfo/Idh/MocA family protein: MRELGIGLIGTGFMGRAHALAFHNAKAVFDLPLNLTLTALADADPQRARQCAQSWGFETAHSDWQRLIDDPKVHLVAITTPNHLHFPMAMAALAAGKAVYCEKPLAVSLEQAEQMRQAAKVAGVVTRVGYNYQHNPIIQRARDMIQRGELGQIISFQGEFSEDFMADPASPWSWRCEATHAGGALADLGSHLLAMARHLLGDVEAVCADSQTVHHQRPASVGSAEQRAIAVDDQFHGLLRFANGARGTVSSSWLKHGYKNHLSFEISGTLGTLAFDQERLNELRLCRAGQPGFQRLLAGPDLPGYAAFSPAAGHQLGYNELKTLEVQELIMALTGEGAGGTDFDEAWEVERLAAAIRVAAREERWVKVR; the protein is encoded by the coding sequence ATGCGCGAACTCGGCATCGGTCTGATTGGCACCGGCTTCATGGGCCGTGCCCATGCCTTGGCGTTCCACAATGCCAAAGCGGTGTTCGACCTCCCCCTGAACCTGACACTGACGGCCCTGGCCGACGCCGATCCGCAGCGTGCCCGGCAATGTGCCCAAAGCTGGGGGTTCGAGACGGCCCATAGCGACTGGCAACGGCTGATCGACGACCCGAAGGTTCATCTGGTCGCCATTACCACACCGAACCATCTGCACTTCCCGATGGCCATGGCCGCGCTGGCGGCTGGCAAAGCGGTCTATTGTGAAAAGCCTCTGGCGGTGTCCCTGGAGCAGGCCGAGCAGATGCGCCAGGCGGCCAAGGTCGCCGGGGTGGTGACGCGGGTCGGCTACAACTACCAGCACAACCCGATCATCCAACGGGCGCGGGACATGATTCAACGCGGCGAACTGGGGCAGATCATCAGTTTCCAGGGCGAGTTCAGCGAAGACTTCATGGCCGATCCCGCCTCGCCGTGGTCATGGCGTTGCGAAGCGACCCACGCCGGTGGCGCACTGGCGGACCTGGGCAGCCACTTGCTGGCCATGGCCCGGCACTTGTTGGGCGATGTCGAGGCCGTGTGCGCCGACAGCCAGACCGTGCACCACCAGCGCCCTGCCAGCGTCGGCAGTGCCGAACAACGGGCCATCGCCGTGGATGACCAGTTCCACGGGCTGCTGCGTTTCGCCAATGGCGCCCGCGGCACGGTGAGCAGCAGTTGGCTCAAGCACGGCTACAAGAACCACCTGAGTTTCGAGATCAGCGGCACCCTCGGCACCCTGGCGTTCGATCAGGAACGGCTCAATGAACTGCGCCTGTGTCGCGCCGGTCAGCCAGGCTTCCAGCGCCTGCTGGCGGGCCCAGACTTGCCTGGCTATGCCGCGTTCAGCCCGGCTGCCGGGCATCAGTTGGGTTACAACGAATTGAAGACGTTGGAGGTGCAGGAGCTGATCATGGCCCTCACTGGCGAAGGCGCCGGCGGGACAGACTTCGACGAGGCCTGGGAAGTGGAGCGGCTGGCGGCGGCGATTCGTGTGGCGGCGCGGGAGGAGCGTTGGGTCAAGGTGAGGTGA
- a CDS encoding GGDEF domain-containing protein, with amino-acid sequence MGDPFRTASSQPPPTKAFSSLGRRLVLATLLFCLFFTLAMVTWRTWLAWENNLAEMNSELALIDQVFQNTLAHAIWELDRESLDQQITSVAGAAPVGRVVLNILRPGQAPEVIELKRYAVDQSGVVPVLHRQLIAQPYAGAHEKVGELTIEGDNNLLWERLWSEARSIVITQLIQSLLLAGLIMTMFNRLVTVHVVHIARHLGELAPHTLKRHLKLQRAVHRQDELSLLEFQVNELQDNLRAHLERQRSDELALAASRDQMAELVEARTAELKAANQSLEALSRHDALTGLANRRYFDELKEIEFRRAIRHNTPLAVLMCDVDFFKIYNDTYGHMQGDLCLKEIAETLRSVFGRSGELTARVGGEEFVVVLPNINAAQACQAAQRFRTSLAERELPHSGSKVSPFVTVSIGVAELDPETMDHFDQLLQRADQALYRAKHQGRDRVAL; translated from the coding sequence ATGGGTGACCCTTTCCGCACGGCGTCCTCCCAGCCACCACCGACCAAGGCGTTCAGCTCCCTGGGGCGACGCCTGGTGCTGGCAACGCTGCTGTTCTGCCTGTTCTTTACCCTGGCGATGGTCACCTGGCGCACCTGGCTGGCCTGGGAAAACAACCTGGCGGAAATGAATTCGGAGCTAGCCCTGATCGACCAGGTGTTCCAGAACACCCTGGCCCATGCCATTTGGGAACTGGATCGCGAATCTCTCGACCAACAAATCACCAGCGTTGCCGGGGCAGCCCCCGTGGGTCGCGTGGTGTTGAACATCCTGCGCCCCGGGCAAGCGCCTGAAGTCATCGAGCTCAAGCGCTACGCCGTCGATCAATCGGGCGTGGTGCCGGTGCTGCATCGCCAGCTCATCGCCCAGCCCTACGCCGGAGCCCATGAAAAAGTCGGTGAGCTGACCATCGAAGGCGACAACAACCTGCTGTGGGAGCGCCTCTGGAGCGAAGCGCGCAGCATCGTCATCACCCAGCTCATCCAGTCCTTGCTGCTGGCCGGGTTGATCATGACCATGTTCAACCGACTGGTGACCGTGCATGTGGTGCATATCGCCCGTCACCTGGGCGAACTCGCGCCGCATACCCTCAAGCGTCACCTCAAGCTGCAACGGGCGGTGCATCGCCAGGACGAACTGAGCCTGCTCGAATTCCAGGTCAATGAACTCCAGGACAATCTGCGCGCCCACCTCGAACGCCAGCGTTCGGATGAACTGGCCCTGGCCGCCAGCCGCGATCAAATGGCCGAACTGGTGGAGGCACGCACCGCGGAACTGAAAGCAGCCAACCAATCCCTCGAAGCCCTGTCCCGTCACGATGCCTTGACGGGCCTGGCCAATCGTCGCTACTTCGACGAATTGAAGGAAATCGAGTTTCGCCGGGCAATCCGTCACAACACCCCGCTGGCCGTGCTCATGTGCGACGTCGATTTCTTCAAGATCTACAACGACACCTACGGCCACATGCAGGGCGACCTGTGCCTGAAAGAGATCGCCGAAACCTTGCGCAGCGTGTTCGGCCGCTCTGGCGAACTGACCGCCCGCGTAGGCGGCGAAGAGTTCGTCGTGGTCCTGCCCAACATCAACGCCGCCCAGGCCTGTCAGGCGGCTCAACGCTTTCGCACCAGCCTGGCGGAACGTGAGCTGCCCCACAGCGGCTCCAAGGTCTCGCCTTTCGTCACCGTGAGCATTGGCGTCGCCGAGCTGGACCCGGAAACCATGGACCATTTCGATCAATTGCTGCAACGCGCCGACCAGGCGCTGTACCGGGCCAAACACCAGGGACGCGACCGCGTTGCCCTGTAA
- a CDS encoding methyl-accepting chemotaxis protein — protein sequence MAGIFGDVPLAGFSTFGEILGLNLNQTLTAIFFFRVTKGAGFVDEYVDNFIAHYGEFKAFFLRRQIKKLAGLNHVVVKQIMAFKMNDFSSALDTRGLDQTILPVFDGLTDLGMVLAQASQQQAQMATQIKHYSGELHLSMDDLTGTIDRQNSVAEQAGTTVEQLATQAGEAVVGARALASSSLRIQSIVQVIQQIAGQTNLLALNAAIEAARAGEMGRGFAVVADEVRKLAEITRQNAAEIGVDIDLLSTEIQGVAQQIEDQSVAVSALREMLDALEDSSRTTEGTAQRTKAIADTLTGLTHASA from the coding sequence ATGGCCGGCATTTTCGGGGATGTGCCTTTGGCCGGCTTCTCGACGTTTGGTGAAATCCTCGGCCTGAACCTTAACCAGACGCTCACGGCGATTTTCTTCTTCAGAGTCACCAAGGGCGCCGGTTTTGTCGATGAATACGTCGATAACTTCATCGCCCACTATGGCGAGTTCAAGGCGTTTTTCCTGCGCCGCCAGATCAAGAAATTGGCGGGCCTGAACCATGTCGTGGTCAAGCAGATCATGGCCTTCAAGATGAATGATTTCAGCAGTGCCTTGGACACTCGCGGCCTGGACCAGACAATCCTGCCGGTGTTCGACGGCCTGACAGACCTGGGCATGGTGTTGGCGCAGGCCAGCCAGCAGCAAGCGCAGATGGCAACGCAAATCAAGCATTACTCGGGCGAGCTTCACCTGTCGATGGATGACCTGACGGGCACGATAGACCGGCAAAACAGCGTCGCCGAGCAGGCCGGCACGACCGTCGAGCAACTGGCCACGCAAGCGGGTGAAGCCGTGGTCGGTGCCCGAGCGCTCGCCAGTTCGAGCTTGCGTATTCAGTCGATCGTGCAGGTCATCCAGCAAATCGCCGGACAGACCAACCTGTTGGCCCTCAACGCCGCCATCGAAGCCGCGCGGGCGGGTGAGATGGGCAGAGGGTTTGCGGTGGTGGCCGATGAGGTCCGCAAGCTCGCGGAAATCACCCGCCAGAATGCTGCGGAAATAGGTGTGGACATCGACCTGCTCTCGACGGAGATCCAAGGGGTCGCCCAACAGATCGAAGACCAGTCCGTCGCCGTGAGCGCCCTGCGCGAGATGCTCGATGCACTGGAAGACTCGAGCCGTACCACCGAAGGCACGGCACAACGCACAAAGGCCATCGCGGACACCTTGACCGGGCTGACTCACGCCAGTGCTTGA
- a CDS encoding DUF4280 domain-containing protein → MGCPQVCGTATLQCSFGAAPAVLNVLPVNRLLTGGMPAANIMDHIPLVNITTFGMCMSLANPTVAAATAAALGVLTPMPCIPATAAPWIPGGAPTLLLGNMPAIDANSTLMCTWAGVIKIVVPGQVQMLIP, encoded by the coding sequence ATGGGATGCCCGCAAGTCTGTGGCACCGCGACCTTGCAATGCAGCTTCGGCGCAGCCCCGGCGGTGCTCAATGTGCTGCCGGTCAATCGCCTGCTGACCGGCGGGATGCCAGCGGCGAACATCATGGATCACATCCCGCTGGTGAACATCACCACCTTCGGCATGTGCATGAGCCTGGCGAACCCCACCGTGGCCGCGGCCACCGCAGCGGCCCTGGGCGTGCTGACCCCCATGCCCTGCATCCCGGCCACCGCCGCCCCGTGGATCCCCGGCGGCGCACCGACCCTGTTGCTGGGCAACATGCCGGCCATCGATGCGAACAGCACCTTGATGTGCACCTGGGCGGGGGTGATCAAGATCGTCGTGCCGGGGCAGGTGCAGATGTTGATTCCCTGA
- a CDS encoding aldo/keto reductase codes for MKTRQLGHRGPYVSSIGLGCMGMSDFYTTGTDEGEAIATLHRAVELGVTLFDTADMYGPHTNEALLGRALRGKRESLYLASKFGLVRSSDPHARGVNGRPEYVRQSIDGSLKRLDTDYLDLYYQHRIDPEVPVEETIGAMAELVKAGKVRHIGISEASAETIQRAHAVHPLAAVQSEYSLWSREPEHNGVLDTCKRLGIAFVAYSPLGRGFLTGELKSPEDFAADDYRRFNPRFQADNFKRNLALVERVKALASDKGISASQLALGWVLAQGDHVIPIPGTKQRKYLESNVAAASVALNADELAQLDGIFTGDGVVAGDRYQAQTMTLLNG; via the coding sequence ATGAAGACCCGCCAACTCGGCCATCGCGGCCCTTACGTTTCCTCCATCGGCCTGGGCTGCATGGGCATGTCGGACTTCTACACCACGGGCACGGACGAGGGCGAAGCGATTGCCACGCTGCACCGCGCCGTGGAATTGGGTGTGACGCTGTTCGACACCGCCGACATGTATGGGCCGCATACCAACGAAGCACTGCTCGGACGTGCCCTGCGAGGCAAGCGTGAAAGCCTGTACCTGGCGAGCAAGTTCGGCCTGGTGCGCAGCAGCGATCCCCATGCCCGTGGCGTCAATGGCCGCCCCGAATATGTGCGACAGTCGATCGACGGCAGCCTCAAGCGCCTCGACACCGACTACCTCGACCTCTACTACCAGCACCGCATCGACCCGGAGGTGCCCGTCGAAGAAACCATCGGCGCCATGGCCGAGCTGGTCAAGGCCGGCAAGGTCCGCCACATCGGCATCTCGGAGGCCAGCGCCGAGACCATCCAGCGAGCCCACGCCGTGCACCCACTGGCTGCGGTGCAAAGCGAATACTCGTTGTGGTCCCGCGAACCTGAACACAATGGCGTGCTCGATACCTGCAAACGCCTGGGCATTGCGTTCGTCGCCTACAGCCCCTTGGGCCGAGGCTTTCTGACCGGCGAGCTGAAGTCACCGGAGGATTTTGCCGCCGATGACTATCGCCGCTTCAACCCGCGCTTCCAGGCCGACAACTTCAAGCGCAACCTGGCGCTGGTCGAACGGGTCAAGGCCTTGGCCTCGGACAAGGGCATCAGCGCCTCGCAACTGGCCCTGGGTTGGGTATTGGCCCAGGGTGACCACGTCATTCCGATCCCGGGCACCAAGCAGCGCAAGTACCTGGAGAGCAATGTGGCGGCGGCTTCGGTGGCGTTGAACGCTGACGAATTGGCCCAGCTGGATGGGATTTTCACAGGCGACGGTGTGGTGGCGGGCGACCGATACCAGGCGCAGACGATGACGTTGTTGAACGGTTGA
- the yghU gene encoding glutathione-dependent disulfide-bond oxidoreductase: MSKASYVPPKVWENDAPSGGQFASINRPVAGPTHDKTLPVGKHPLQLYSLATPNGVKVTILLEELLALGHTGAEYDAWLIRIGEGDQFSSGFVEVNPNSKIPALLDRSVEPAIRVFESGSILLYLAEKFGAFLPTDPAGRTETLNWLFWQMGSAPYLGGGFGHFYAYAPEKLEYPINRFTMEAKRQLDVLDRRLGESQYLAGNDYTIADIAVWPWYGQLVRNNVYGAAEFLSAHEYTHVQRWAEEIAKRPAVQRGQRVNRTWGDEASQVPERHEAGDLG, encoded by the coding sequence ATGAGTAAAGCGTCCTACGTTCCGCCCAAGGTCTGGGAAAACGACGCCCCGTCTGGCGGCCAGTTCGCCAGCATCAACCGCCCTGTCGCCGGGCCGACCCATGACAAAACCTTGCCGGTTGGCAAGCACCCGCTGCAGCTCTATTCCCTGGCCACGCCCAACGGCGTGAAGGTGACCATCCTGCTGGAGGAACTGCTGGCGCTGGGTCATACGGGCGCGGAGTACGATGCCTGGTTGATCCGCATCGGCGAAGGTGACCAGTTCTCCAGCGGCTTTGTCGAGGTCAACCCCAACTCCAAGATCCCGGCCCTGCTGGACCGCAGCGTGGAACCCGCCATCCGGGTCTTCGAATCCGGCTCGATCCTGCTTTACCTGGCGGAAAAATTCGGCGCCTTCCTGCCCACCGACCCGGCGGGCCGCACCGAAACACTGAACTGGCTGTTCTGGCAGATGGGCTCCGCCCCGTACCTGGGCGGTGGCTTCGGACATTTCTACGCATACGCGCCGGAGAAACTCGAATACCCGATCAATCGCTTCACCATGGAAGCCAAGCGCCAACTCGACGTCCTGGACCGCCGCCTCGGCGAAAGCCAATACCTGGCAGGCAACGACTACACCATCGCCGACATCGCGGTCTGGCCCTGGTATGGGCAACTGGTGCGCAACAACGTGTACGGCGCCGCCGAATTCCTGAGTGCCCACGAATACACCCATGTGCAGCGCTGGGCAGAAGAAATTGCCAAGCGCCCAGCTGTCCAGCGCGGACAGCGGGTCAATCGCACGTGGGGTGACGAGGCGAGCCAGGTGCCGGAGCGGCATGAGGCTGGGGATTTGGGCTGA
- a CDS encoding substrate-binding periplasmic protein, whose protein sequence is MGLPLNRLLMWGVLMFLAASTYAAETPLRIVTEELPPYNMTQNGRVTGMSTEVVQAVLKEVGMDAPIQPMPWARAYDLALNESNVLIYSIVRTPARESLFQWVGTIGPTQWYIYSLADRPVKLDSLADAHGHQIATVNQDVGEQYLVSKGFRIGEELQSSTKYEHNYRKLKVDHVELWISNELNALYLTRQNGEDPDKVLIRSLALPELSSADGLNMAFSRKTPAETVEKFRAGLETIRRNGVYDAILRKWL, encoded by the coding sequence ATGGGTTTGCCGCTTAATCGCCTGCTGATGTGGGGCGTCCTGATGTTCCTCGCTGCAAGCACTTACGCGGCAGAGACACCGCTGCGCATCGTGACGGAGGAGCTGCCGCCCTACAACATGACGCAGAACGGGCGCGTGACCGGCATGAGCACCGAAGTGGTTCAGGCCGTGCTCAAGGAAGTCGGCATGGACGCGCCCATTCAGCCGATGCCCTGGGCCCGGGCCTACGACCTGGCGCTCAATGAAAGCAACGTGTTGATCTATTCGATCGTCCGCACGCCTGCACGCGAATCGCTTTTCCAGTGGGTGGGCACCATTGGCCCGACGCAGTGGTATATCTACTCGCTGGCGGACCGGCCGGTAAAACTCGACTCGCTGGCCGACGCCCATGGTCACCAGATCGCCACGGTCAATCAGGACGTGGGCGAGCAATACCTGGTCTCGAAGGGGTTTCGCATCGGTGAGGAATTGCAGTCGAGCACCAAGTACGAACACAACTACCGCAAGCTCAAGGTCGATCACGTCGAGCTGTGGATTTCCAACGAGCTCAACGCGCTGTACCTGACGCGCCAGAATGGCGAAGACCCGGACAAGGTGCTGATCCGCTCCCTGGCGCTTCCCGAACTGAGCAGCGCAGATGGCCTGAACATGGCCTTCAGTCGCAAGACGCCGGCCGAGACGGTGGAGAAGTTCCGCGCCGGTCTTGAGACCATCCGCCGCAACGGGGTCTACGACGCCATCCTGCGCAAATGGTTATGA
- a CDS encoding substrate-binding periplasmic protein: MHVRLILCSCLLLASISLQSHAEAIEVVTEDSLYAYQRDNKVVGPGILIAEETLRNAQLTDYSLSLYPWARAYEKALHEPNVLIFPLDRTPAREALFKWVGEIHRVASRLYKMRDNKDIAVNNLEEAKQYSIGVVRNDAKQIYLQQRGFTRLVISANNHDNFQKLLNRQIQLLPMPENTARLMSQDAQVDFTSLEEVYTLDEQPHRVHLAFSLSTPDDVVAKAQLAFEKLKASGEVARIMNEQR, translated from the coding sequence ATGCACGTTCGCCTGATACTCTGCTCATGCTTGCTACTCGCCTCGATCAGCCTGCAAAGCCACGCCGAGGCAATCGAAGTCGTGACCGAAGACTCCCTGTACGCCTATCAGCGTGACAACAAGGTCGTCGGGCCGGGCATTCTCATCGCCGAGGAGACGCTGAGAAACGCGCAGCTCACCGATTACAGCCTGTCGCTGTACCCGTGGGCTCGGGCCTACGAAAAAGCATTGCACGAGCCCAACGTGCTGATCTTCCCACTGGACCGCACCCCGGCCCGCGAGGCATTGTTCAAATGGGTGGGTGAAATACATCGGGTGGCGAGCCGGCTCTATAAAATGCGTGACAATAAAGATATCGCCGTCAACAACCTCGAAGAGGCCAAGCAGTACAGCATCGGTGTGGTGCGCAATGACGCCAAGCAGATTTACTTGCAACAGCGTGGGTTTACCCGGTTGGTCATCTCGGCCAACAACCACGACAACTTTCAAAAACTGCTGAATCGGCAGATCCAGTTGCTGCCGATGCCGGAAAACACCGCGCGCCTGATGAGCCAAGATGCCCAAGTGGATTTCACTTCATTGGAAGAGGTCTATACCCTCGATGAACAACCCCACAGGGTCCACCTGGCCTTCAGCCTGAGCACGCCGGATGACGTCGTCGCCAAGGCCCAACTCGCTTTCGAAAAACTCAAGGCGTCCGGTGAAGTCGCACGGATCATGAACGAACAGCGGTAG